The Benincasa hispida cultivar B227 chromosome 9, ASM972705v1, whole genome shotgun sequence genome has a segment encoding these proteins:
- the LOC120084658 gene encoding secreted RxLR effector protein 161-like has protein sequence MKNCVGDTPAAKGDKFYLGQCPKTILKTKEMQKVSYSSVVGSLMYAQVCTHPDITFIVGVLGRYLSNPGIDHWKEVKRVMRYLQRTKNYMLAYRRSKVLEIIGHSDFDYARCQDTLQSTSGHIFMLTGGAIS, from the coding sequence ATGAAAAATTGTGTCGGAGATACCCCGGccgctaaaggtgataaattttatttaggccAATGTCCCAAGACTATACTCaagactaaggagatgcagaaggttTCCTATTCATCAGttgttggaagtctaatgtacgcCCAAGTATGTACGCATCCAGATATTACGTTCATAGTTGGAGTATTAGGCAGATATTTGAGCAACCCAGGGATAGATCATTGGAAGGAAGTCAAACGGGTTATGAGatatttacagagaacaaaaaATTATATGCTCGCTTATCGGAGATcaaaagttttggagatcattgggcATTCCGATTTCGATTATGCTAGATGCCAAGACACTTTGCAATCCACTTCAGGCCATATCTTCATGTTGACTGGAGGAGCTATATCCTAG
- the LOC120085363 gene encoding dCTP pyrophosphatase 1: protein MSERKEEEGSVSLEVLRMKMAEFSKERNWDRFHSPRNLLLALVGEVGELSEIFQWKGEVPKGLPEWEEEEKKHLGEELSDVLLYLVRLSDICGIDLAKAALRKLELNAIKYPLSNSNN, encoded by the exons ATGAGTGaaagaaaggaagaggaagGAAGTGTGAGTTTGGAGGTTTTGAGGATGAAAATGGCAGAATTTTCTAAGGAAAGGAATTGGGATCGCTTTCATAGCCCAAGAAATCTCCTCCTTGCTTTG GTGGGAGAAGTGGGAGAATTATCagaaatattccaatggaaagGAGAGGTACCAAAAGGGCTGCCAGAGTgggaagaagaggagaagaagCACTTGGGAGAAGAGCTTTCTGATGTGCTTTTGTATTTGGTCAGACTCTCTGATATTTGTGGCATTGATCTTGCTAAAGCTGCCTTAAGGAAATTGGAGCTCAATGCTATTAAATACCCTCTTTCCAATTCCAATAATTAA